The following proteins are encoded in a genomic region of Acidobacteriota bacterium:
- a CDS encoding O-antigen ligase family protein — protein sequence MRRAPSSLLASFGWAALGCAALPVVLPPLAGYRTAVAAAAILLFGLALAAPRPAFAAALVSVTAAGASALAFGAKEPASAGPLLLFGYLAGAALREVYEPHAAPFVSPVVLAWRAFAVLSAVSGAATFVGFRTSYLLSRGVPPPRTVNLLGEDAAHAAPAVLLALLPIVAAAGLARAAGRLARESDGRAWLDRALLASGALAGSIGILQKVGALPMLRSARWAEWHRAQSTFTDPSAAGVAVVLLATPLLAGAAAGGRARRFASAASGAALLVVLADSGSRAGLVGTITAAIVFALWGLTRLAAGEGGGTRRRVAATIGTLSILGAFALAAAVSWPGPGGRSALYARVEALLRTEPAPFEQTRGRVLLYEAGWEIFREHPLAGFGLGSFQMAFPDVAAGTLHRPVKTTDHPPSLYLGTLAESGLAGGALLALLLLGLARGAGRALGFGTGHGPGPLGDAAAAASVIGLLVVFLFGSHLVYPEVAAWIAVLTSRLPLREDGRTARLLTGLVPVVLAGALACTLGGVAARALETKTADAAFRFSPDAGVWAPEAEPDGRAFRWTAAAAAWRIPGAMEASTAVLPVRNARPDGRPVALDVWVDDALRGRVTLPAGSWRRLEVPVPVGTAPVVLRVAVAETFRPPAHDDRRDLGVETGAPALRGAP from the coding sequence GTGAGGCGCGCGCCCTCGTCCCTCCTCGCGAGCTTCGGATGGGCGGCGCTCGGCTGCGCGGCGCTGCCGGTCGTCCTGCCGCCCCTCGCGGGCTATCGCACCGCGGTCGCGGCCGCCGCGATTCTCCTCTTCGGTCTCGCGCTCGCGGCGCCGCGGCCGGCTTTCGCGGCCGCCCTCGTCTCCGTCACGGCGGCGGGCGCATCCGCCCTCGCGTTCGGCGCGAAGGAGCCCGCATCCGCGGGTCCGCTCCTTCTCTTCGGCTATCTGGCGGGCGCGGCGCTCAGGGAGGTCTACGAGCCGCACGCGGCGCCGTTCGTCTCGCCGGTCGTCCTGGCCTGGCGCGCCTTCGCGGTGCTGTCCGCGGTCTCGGGCGCCGCCACGTTCGTCGGCTTTCGCACGAGCTACCTTCTCTCGCGCGGCGTGCCGCCGCCCCGGACGGTCAACCTTCTCGGCGAGGACGCCGCGCACGCCGCGCCGGCCGTGCTCCTCGCCCTGCTCCCGATCGTCGCCGCCGCGGGCCTCGCCCGCGCGGCCGGCCGCCTCGCGCGAGAGAGCGACGGCCGCGCCTGGCTGGACCGTGCCCTCCTCGCCTCCGGCGCGCTCGCGGGCAGCATCGGCATCCTCCAGAAGGTCGGGGCCCTCCCGATGCTCCGCTCGGCGCGCTGGGCCGAATGGCATCGCGCGCAGAGCACGTTCACGGACCCGTCCGCGGCGGGTGTCGCGGTCGTGCTCCTGGCGACGCCGCTTCTCGCCGGCGCGGCGGCCGGCGGGCGCGCCCGGCGCTTCGCCTCGGCGGCGTCTGGCGCCGCGCTCCTCGTCGTGCTCGCGGATTCCGGGTCGCGGGCGGGGCTCGTCGGGACGATCACGGCGGCGATCGTCTTCGCGCTGTGGGGCCTCACCCGCCTCGCGGCCGGGGAGGGCGGCGGCACCCGCCGCCGTGTGGCCGCGACGATCGGCACCCTCTCGATCCTCGGCGCGTTCGCCCTCGCGGCCGCCGTGTCGTGGCCGGGCCCCGGTGGAAGGTCGGCCCTTTACGCCCGCGTCGAGGCGCTGCTGCGCACCGAGCCGGCGCCGTTCGAGCAGACGCGCGGGCGCGTGCTCCTCTACGAGGCAGGCTGGGAGATCTTCCGCGAACACCCCCTCGCGGGCTTCGGGCTCGGCTCGTTCCAGATGGCGTTTCCGGACGTCGCCGCCGGGACGCTCCACCGTCCCGTGAAGACGACCGACCACCCGCCGTCCCTCTACCTGGGGACGCTCGCCGAGTCGGGGCTCGCGGGCGGAGCGCTCCTCGCGCTGCTGCTCCTCGGCCTCGCGCGCGGCGCGGGCCGCGCGCTCGGCTTCGGCACCGGGCACGGGCCGGGCCCGCTGGGCGACGCGGCAGCGGCGGCATCCGTGATCGGGCTCCTCGTCGTCTTTCTCTTCGGCTCGCACCTCGTCTACCCCGAGGTCGCGGCGTGGATCGCCGTCCTCACGAGCCGCCTTCCGCTCCGCGAGGACGGGCGCACGGCGCGCCTCCTCACGGGTCTCGTGCCCGTCGTTCTCGCGGGCGCCCTGGCCTGCACGCTCGGCGGTGTCGCCGCGCGCGCCCTCGAGACGAAGACGGCGGACGCCGCGTTCCGGTTCTCGCCTGACGCGGGCGTGTGGGCTCCCGAGGCGGAGCCGGACGGCCGGGCGTTTCGCTGGACGGCGGCCGCGGCCGCGTGGCGGATCCCGGGCGCGATGGAGGCCTCGACGGCGGTGCTCCCGGTGAGGAACGCCCGGCCGGACGGGCGCCCGGTCGCCCTCGACGTGTGGGTCGACGACGCACTGCGCGGCCGTGTGACGCTCCCTGCCGGGAGCTGGCGACGCCTCGAGGTGCCCGTGCCCGTCGGCACGGCGCCGGTCGTGCTGCGCGTCGCCGTGGCCGAAACCTTCCGTCCTCCCGCGCACGACGACCGCCGCGACCTCGGCGTCGAGACGGGCGCCCCGGCCCTTCGGGGGGCGCCGTGA
- a CDS encoding M23 family metallopeptidase, translated as MSLLRLHPYDPRRKSRSLEIGPKGGIAFAAFALLAGGATTLGLVAAPRLVSDIVHAAERRAVGETAQRGAEAFASVGRRALALGSRIAADELFLARVAAVIEAPPPPGFPGDAPGTPASDAVGLENATSDLARRTRVLELFRRSLAALPADEPGGFRPSAVPSRSPVEPSTAVPISVFGPHESPITREPEFESGLTLASPAGSPVTATAEGTVLQAGHVSRKADARWRRLGIVVILAHDPRTRTVYGNLGSVSVRRGQRVGRGQALAKVGTSGFAPTPRVHYEVQRFENGRWVARDPRVFILDQDWIGAAELRKAPAAPEAPELPPERR; from the coding sequence GTGAGCCTCCTGCGCCTCCACCCCTACGACCCGCGAAGGAAGAGCCGCTCGCTCGAGATCGGGCCAAAGGGTGGAATCGCGTTCGCCGCCTTCGCGCTCCTCGCGGGAGGCGCGACGACGCTGGGTCTCGTCGCGGCGCCGCGCCTCGTGTCGGACATCGTCCACGCCGCCGAGCGCCGGGCCGTCGGGGAGACGGCTCAGCGCGGCGCCGAGGCGTTCGCGTCCGTCGGACGGCGCGCCCTCGCGCTCGGGAGCCGCATCGCCGCCGACGAGCTGTTCCTCGCGCGCGTCGCCGCCGTGATCGAGGCGCCTCCGCCGCCGGGCTTTCCTGGAGACGCTCCCGGGACGCCCGCTTCCGATGCGGTGGGGCTGGAGAACGCCACGTCCGACCTCGCGCGCCGCACGCGCGTCCTCGAGCTTTTCCGGCGCAGCCTCGCCGCGCTTCCCGCGGACGAGCCGGGGGGCTTCCGGCCCTCGGCCGTGCCGTCGCGCTCCCCCGTCGAGCCCTCGACGGCCGTGCCGATCTCGGTCTTCGGGCCGCACGAATCACCCATCACGCGCGAGCCCGAATTCGAGTCCGGCCTCACGCTGGCCTCCCCGGCGGGGAGCCCCGTGACGGCCACGGCCGAAGGCACGGTGCTGCAGGCGGGGCACGTCTCGCGCAAGGCCGACGCGCGTTGGCGCCGCCTCGGCATCGTCGTCATCCTCGCGCACGACCCGCGGACGCGCACCGTCTACGGGAATCTCGGAAGCGTCTCCGTGCGCCGCGGCCAGCGCGTCGGGCGGGGGCAGGCGCTCGCGAAGGTCGGCACGAGCGGCTTCGCACCGACACCGCGGGTCCACTACGAGGTCCAGCGCTTCGAGAACGGACGCTGGGTCGCGCGCGACCCGCGCGTGTTCATCCTCGACCAGGACTGGATCGGCGCCGCCGAGCTGCGAAAGGCCCCGGCGGCGCCCGAGGCGCCCGAGCTTCCGCCCGAGCGCCGCTGA
- a CDS encoding aminotransferase class V-fold PLP-dependent enzyme has protein sequence MDFFLEFPSKKSSIQFNHAAVCPLPARAADAIRAYADNLSLRGALDWKDWIRKADEVRALAARLIGASDAVGGAGSISIVPNTSYGLHLVASGFPFRAGDSVVTTASEFPANLAPWAALRAKGVEVRRVPTRDGAFAAADIEAACDASTRLVSVSLVAFHTGFRAPAEELAEFCSARGIVFGLDGIQAVGAQRVDVAGWGVDFLSADGHKWMLGPEGAGVLFTTPALRESLTPPAGWTNLDRASATDYRVPETLRFRSDGVRFEPGALPTPGLYALAASLGLLLEIGLSEVEARIARTLAVLTEGLPRLGFDPVLFGGPPRSGILAARPPAGKDARHFQKRAAEENVVISAREGFVRFSPHVGNDESEAERVLALLKKI, from the coding sequence ATGGACTTCTTCCTCGAATTTCCTTCTAAGAAATCTTCTATTCAATTCAACCATGCAGCTGTTTGTCCGTTGCCCGCGCGGGCCGCGGATGCGATCCGTGCCTATGCGGACAATCTCTCCCTCCGCGGCGCGCTCGACTGGAAGGACTGGATCCGGAAGGCCGACGAGGTGCGCGCGCTCGCCGCGCGGCTGATCGGGGCTTCCGACGCGGTCGGCGGCGCCGGCTCCATCTCGATCGTCCCGAACACGTCCTACGGACTTCATCTCGTCGCGTCCGGGTTCCCGTTCCGGGCGGGCGACTCCGTCGTGACGACGGCCTCGGAGTTCCCCGCGAACCTCGCGCCGTGGGCCGCGCTACGAGCGAAGGGCGTCGAGGTGCGGCGCGTCCCGACGCGCGACGGGGCGTTCGCCGCCGCGGACATCGAGGCGGCGTGCGACGCGTCGACGCGCCTCGTGTCGGTCTCCCTCGTCGCGTTCCATACGGGGTTCCGCGCGCCCGCCGAGGAGCTTGCCGAGTTCTGCAGCGCGCGCGGCATCGTCTTTGGCCTCGACGGGATCCAGGCCGTCGGCGCACAGCGCGTGGACGTCGCGGGCTGGGGCGTCGACTTCCTCTCGGCCGACGGCCACAAGTGGATGCTCGGGCCCGAGGGTGCCGGCGTCCTGTTCACGACGCCGGCGCTGCGGGAGAGCCTGACGCCGCCGGCCGGCTGGACGAACCTCGACCGCGCGTCCGCGACCGACTACCGCGTGCCCGAGACGCTCCGCTTTCGCTCCGACGGCGTCCGCTTCGAGCCGGGCGCGCTCCCGACGCCGGGCCTCTACGCGCTGGCGGCGTCGCTCGGCCTTCTCCTCGAGATCGGGCTCTCCGAGGTCGAGGCGCGCATCGCGCGGACGCTCGCCGTCCTCACGGAGGGCCTCCCGAGGCTCGGCTTCGATCCCGTGCTGTTCGGAGGTCCTCCGCGTTCGGGCATCCTCGCGGCGCGGCCGCCGGCGGGGAAGGACGCCCGGCATTTCCAGAAGCGCGCGGCGGAGGAGAACGTCGTCATCTCGGCACGCGAGGGCTTCGTGCGCTTCTCGCCGCACGTCGGGAACGACGAGTCGGAAGCGGAACGCGTGCTCGCGCTGCTGAAGAAGATCTAG
- a CDS encoding dihydroorotate dehydrogenase-like protein, giving the protein MDLSSSYLGLRLASPVVPGASPLTGDLDSIRRLEDAGAPAVVLPSLFEEQVAAEALGHEGALTDPDRYLRQVRAAKDAVSIPVIASLNGTTDEGWTSFARLVEQAGADALELNLFHISTNLWASGATAEAQVLESVAAARRSISIPAAVKIFPYFSSIASLARQLEEVGADGLVLFNRLYQPDIDLEGGEPTADPRLSSPSELVSRLHWIALLAGRVEVSLAASGGVHTAADVLRCVLAGADVTQMVSALILHGPGHLRTVTDGIAIWLEAHGHESLDDVRGLMSLERRADPRAFPRPGYLQVLQGWKTAERRG; this is encoded by the coding sequence GTGGATCTCTCCTCGTCCTACCTCGGCCTCCGCCTCGCGAGCCCCGTCGTTCCCGGCGCCTCCCCGCTGACCGGCGACCTCGATTCCATCCGGCGGCTCGAGGACGCCGGCGCGCCCGCAGTCGTCCTCCCGTCGCTCTTCGAGGAGCAGGTCGCGGCCGAGGCCCTCGGCCACGAGGGCGCCCTGACGGACCCGGACCGGTACCTGCGCCAGGTGCGGGCCGCTAAGGACGCCGTGTCGATCCCCGTGATCGCCTCCCTGAACGGCACGACCGACGAGGGGTGGACGTCGTTCGCGCGGCTCGTCGAGCAGGCGGGCGCCGACGCGCTCGAGCTGAACCTGTTCCACATCTCGACGAACCTCTGGGCGAGCGGCGCGACCGCCGAGGCTCAGGTTCTCGAGAGCGTCGCGGCCGCGCGGCGCAGCATCTCGATCCCGGCCGCCGTGAAGATCTTCCCGTACTTCTCGTCGATCGCGTCGCTCGCGCGGCAGCTCGAGGAGGTCGGGGCGGACGGCCTCGTCCTCTTCAACCGGCTCTACCAGCCGGACATCGACCTCGAGGGGGGAGAGCCGACGGCCGACCCGCGCCTCTCGAGCCCGTCCGAGCTCGTCTCGCGCCTGCACTGGATCGCGCTCCTCGCCGGCCGCGTGGAGGTCTCGCTCGCTGCGTCTGGAGGCGTCCACACGGCAGCGGACGTCCTGCGGTGCGTCCTCGCGGGCGCCGACGTCACCCAGATGGTCTCGGCCCTCATCCTCCACGGCCCCGGGCATCTCAGGACGGTGACGGACGGAATCGCGATCTGGCTCGAAGCGCACGGCCACGAGTCGCTCGACGACGTCCGCGGGCTCATGAGCCTCGAGCGGCGGGCAGACCCGCGCGCGTTCCCGCGTCCGGGCTACCTGCAGGTGCTCCAGGGCTGGAAGACCGCCGAGCGGCGGGGCTGA
- a CDS encoding O-antigen ligase family protein: MPHDALGRLGRARGDPGARRGRPVVRAAPGGGTRLTPPRRATLAFGATLFLTALSLWTIPDTAAPATRAAGLGLAAAGLLLGWTRPALATCLVAAVAPLGMGLPRLLGDHGGAPLLPAVAFAALGSALARRLARDERSLLPPKLVVFASAFLVLAGGSALASSVRGETLYLLLHGRVDPLVVNVLGMTAAERTRDAALAFLGLGLLLLALDAFARLSLDPDGRDRLLLWVSAGGAAAFLVAAVDRFRPLDPLFQPWSAMHRRAGTFTDPNALGVGIGLLVPLLLAALAGRGAASDGARRAAALAGLLAAPVALESSGSRTGFLLLGAAALFAAVGLLRKRRVSPLVAAAVAAALLGTGVLAVRLLPRGGEIASGGLVQRLGAALEARDFTAFANNRVMFWRTAFEMTGDEPLSGVGLAGFPYEFPAAYAKRHGSIAVTDGATNALLDVAAECGLPGLLLALLAVVPLLARAFDAAFARGPIDPVSRAAGAALAGLFVACQTGSHMRFFEIALLTSLVAGFLLVPHLTSRASRKTAAGGWKPSRTAAILAAAGILGSAAAVLPTARAEAPFRVKTWAGVYPARPGDPFHWAGPLAYREIRPGETSVVFRVQNARPDGQPVAVSVDVDGHLAATLDVPGGGETRDVRLDVPPGAKIVRVRTLPSFVPRELGGGADIRRLAIRIAGEGL; the protein is encoded by the coding sequence GTGCCTCACGACGCTCTCGGCCGCCTCGGCCGCGCTCGAGGCGATCCGGGCGCGCGCCGCGGGCGCCCTGTCGTACGCGCCGCTCCAGGAGGAGGTACGCGTCTGACCCCGCCGCGCCGGGCGACCCTCGCCTTCGGCGCGACGCTTTTCCTGACCGCGCTCTCCCTCTGGACGATCCCCGACACCGCGGCCCCTGCGACCCGCGCGGCCGGCCTCGGTCTCGCCGCCGCCGGCCTCCTCCTCGGCTGGACGCGGCCCGCCCTCGCGACGTGCCTCGTCGCAGCCGTCGCGCCCCTCGGCATGGGCCTTCCGCGCCTCCTCGGCGACCACGGCGGAGCCCCGCTTCTTCCCGCGGTCGCCTTCGCGGCGCTCGGGAGCGCCCTCGCCCGGCGCCTCGCCCGCGATGAGCGCTCGCTCCTGCCCCCGAAGCTCGTCGTCTTCGCCTCGGCGTTTCTCGTCCTCGCGGGCGGCTCCGCGCTCGCGTCCTCGGTGCGCGGCGAGACGCTCTATCTCCTCCTGCACGGCCGCGTCGACCCGCTCGTCGTGAACGTCCTCGGCATGACCGCGGCCGAACGCACGCGCGACGCGGCCCTCGCGTTTCTCGGGCTCGGCCTGCTGCTCCTCGCGCTGGACGCGTTCGCGCGCCTCTCGCTCGACCCGGACGGGCGCGACCGCCTGCTCCTCTGGGTCTCCGCCGGCGGCGCCGCGGCCTTCCTCGTTGCCGCCGTCGACCGCTTCCGGCCGCTGGACCCCCTGTTCCAGCCGTGGTCCGCGATGCACCGCCGGGCCGGCACGTTCACCGACCCGAACGCGCTCGGCGTCGGGATCGGCCTCCTCGTTCCCTTGCTCCTCGCCGCGCTCGCCGGGCGCGGCGCCGCGTCGGACGGGGCGCGCCGCGCGGCCGCGCTCGCGGGCCTTCTCGCGGCGCCCGTGGCGCTCGAGTCCTCCGGCTCGCGGACCGGCTTTCTGCTCCTCGGCGCGGCGGCCCTCTTCGCCGCCGTCGGGCTCCTCCGGAAGCGGCGCGTCTCGCCTCTCGTCGCCGCGGCCGTCGCCGCGGCGCTGCTCGGGACGGGCGTCCTCGCCGTGCGGCTCCTGCCGCGCGGGGGCGAGATCGCCTCGGGCGGCCTCGTGCAACGCCTGGGCGCGGCCCTCGAGGCGCGCGACTTCACCGCGTTCGCGAACAACCGTGTCATGTTCTGGCGCACGGCGTTCGAGATGACGGGCGACGAGCCGCTCTCCGGCGTCGGCCTCGCGGGATTCCCGTACGAGTTCCCCGCGGCCTACGCGAAGCGCCACGGGTCGATCGCCGTGACGGACGGCGCCACGAACGCGCTCCTCGACGTCGCCGCCGAATGCGGGCTGCCCGGCCTCCTTCTCGCGCTGCTCGCGGTCGTGCCGCTCCTCGCGCGCGCGTTCGACGCGGCGTTCGCGCGCGGCCCGATCGACCCGGTGTCGCGCGCGGCCGGCGCCGCGCTGGCGGGCCTCTTCGTGGCGTGCCAGACGGGCTCGCACATGCGGTTCTTCGAGATCGCGCTCCTGACGAGCCTCGTCGCCGGCTTCCTCCTCGTCCCCCACCTCACCTCGCGCGCCAGCAGGAAGACGGCGGCCGGGGGATGGAAGCCGTCCCGCACCGCGGCCATCCTCGCGGCCGCGGGGATCCTCGGATCGGCGGCCGCCGTGCTGCCGACCGCGCGCGCGGAGGCGCCGTTCCGCGTCAAGACCTGGGCGGGCGTCTACCCCGCCCGGCCGGGAGATCCGTTCCACTGGGCCGGCCCGCTGGCCTACCGCGAGATCCGCCCCGGCGAGACCTCCGTCGTCTTCCGCGTCCAGAACGCCCGCCCGGACGGGCAGCCGGTCGCAGTAAGCGTCGACGTCGACGGCCACCTCGCGGCGACGCTCGACGTTCCCGGCGGCGGCGAGACCCGGGACGTGCGCCTCGACGTCCCGCCCGGCGCGAAAATCGTCCGCGTGAGGACCCTGCCGAGCTTCGTGCCGCGCGAGCTGGGCGGCGGCGCCGACATCCGCCGCCTCGCGATCCGCATCGCCGGAGAGGGCCTGTGA
- a CDS encoding PAS domain-containing protein → MRIAAVPAEDPLELIAESKLPAYGMDRNDRIVYWNDGAEKILGWKPEEVLGKACFDVLAGRDVFGNVYCSHDCGAVKTASEGEEPRPFLLDVRKKGTGTVKIVVRTIALPEVGPRFSCLMHFIEAEGESAEPILKALRETVKEPADGDAPRSGPVAAPEAPISVSPLTAREREIVLLLSNGYAALNIAAKLNLSHATVRNHIQNVLRKLDVHSQVEAVALSFRRGWI, encoded by the coding sequence ATGAGAATCGCCGCAGTGCCCGCCGAAGATCCCCTCGAGCTGATCGCCGAGTCGAAGCTCCCGGCCTACGGAATGGACCGGAACGACCGGATCGTCTACTGGAACGACGGAGCCGAGAAGATTCTCGGGTGGAAGCCCGAAGAGGTCCTCGGCAAGGCCTGCTTCGACGTCCTCGCGGGCCGCGACGTCTTCGGAAACGTCTACTGCTCGCACGACTGCGGCGCCGTCAAGACGGCCTCCGAGGGCGAGGAGCCGCGGCCGTTTCTGCTCGACGTCCGGAAGAAGGGCACCGGCACCGTGAAGATCGTGGTCCGCACGATCGCTCTTCCCGAAGTCGGCCCGCGCTTCTCGTGCCTCATGCACTTCATCGAAGCCGAGGGAGAGTCCGCCGAGCCGATCCTCAAGGCGCTCCGCGAAACGGTGAAGGAGCCCGCGGACGGCGACGCCCCGCGCTCGGGACCCGTCGCGGCGCCCGAGGCGCCGATCTCCGTCTCGCCGCTCACGGCCCGCGAGCGCGAGATCGTCCTCCTGCTCTCGAACGGCTACGCGGCCCTCAACATCGCCGCGAAGCTGAACCTCTCGCACGCCACGGTCCGGAACCACATCCAGAACGTGCTCCGCAAGCTCGACGTCCACAGCCAGGTCGAGGCCGTCGCGCTCTCCTTCCGCCGCGGCTGGATCTGA
- a CDS encoding HEAT repeat domain-containing protein — protein MFSRPSRAIAAPVLFAAVFLSLPALASKKTEEELIAILSSPDEGKVTSALQDLEKQYPESKTAQAAVVSKLKDPREKVQRKAARVLGAIHAPVDKKVLADITPLLKSPNKDAVIDGLKALRGLDSKSAVPEMVPLLLNPDENIKRDTCRTLAVVGDASLVPKIEPLLSDPNKKVQEDARDAIATLKNRVK, from the coding sequence ATGTTCAGTCGTCCCTCGCGAGCGATCGCCGCCCCTGTTCTTTTCGCAGCAGTCTTTCTTTCTCTTCCCGCTCTCGCCTCCAAGAAGACCGAGGAAGAACTCATCGCGATCCTCTCGTCGCCCGACGAGGGGAAGGTCACCTCGGCGCTTCAGGACCTCGAGAAGCAGTACCCCGAGTCGAAGACCGCGCAGGCGGCCGTCGTCTCGAAGCTGAAGGACCCGCGCGAGAAAGTGCAGCGCAAGGCCGCCCGCGTCCTCGGCGCGATTCACGCGCCCGTCGACAAGAAAGTCCTCGCCGACATCACGCCGCTCCTGAAGTCCCCGAACAAGGACGCGGTCATCGACGGCCTCAAGGCCCTCCGCGGCCTCGACTCGAAGTCCGCCGTGCCGGAGATGGTTCCACTTCTCTTGAATCCGGACGAGAACATCAAGCGCGACACGTGCCGGACGCTCGCGGTGGTCGGCGACGCCTCGCTCGTCCCGAAGATCGAGCCGCTCCTTTCGGACCCGAACAAGAAGGTGCAGGAAGACGCCCGCGACGCGATCGCGACGCTGAAGAACCGCGTGAAGTAG
- the aroC gene encoding chorismate synthase, translated as MSRLTLVTAGESHGPLLTGILSGLPAGLRINPSEVNADLARRQHGYGRGGRMKIERDEARFTGGLRGGETLGGPVAFTIENRDHGVWEKVMGPLEVDAEAAAKRRLSSPRPGHADLAGGLKYGRRDLRDVLERASARESAARVAAGALCRQLLVAFGIRVRSGVLSLGPVSVPAGPRGFDDLERVDEASPFRAVDRELEAAMTAAVDAAAKAGDTLGGTILVGARGVPAGLGSHVSWEDKLDGRIARAMMSIPSVKGVSLGEAVANAGRPGSEAHDAIHFEANRGFFRATNRAGGLEGGITNGEDVLVTLHQKPIATLREGLPSVDIDTKQPHRAQYERSDVTAVPACGVIGEAMLAFVLADALLEKTGGDSMEECRRNFDGFIQTQKRY; from the coding sequence ATGTCGCGCCTGACGCTCGTGACGGCCGGGGAGTCGCACGGCCCGCTCCTGACCGGGATTCTGTCCGGCCTCCCGGCGGGCCTGAGAATCAATCCGTCCGAGGTAAATGCCGACCTCGCTCGCCGCCAGCACGGTTACGGGCGCGGCGGCCGGATGAAGATCGAGCGCGACGAAGCCCGCTTCACGGGCGGCCTCAGGGGCGGGGAGACGCTTGGGGGCCCCGTCGCGTTCACGATCGAGAATCGCGACCACGGCGTGTGGGAGAAGGTCATGGGGCCGCTCGAGGTCGACGCGGAAGCGGCCGCGAAGCGGCGCCTGTCGTCCCCCCGTCCCGGTCACGCCGACCTCGCGGGCGGGCTCAAGTACGGCCGCCGGGACCTGCGCGACGTCCTCGAGCGCGCGAGCGCGCGGGAGTCGGCGGCGCGCGTGGCGGCCGGTGCGCTCTGCCGGCAGCTCCTCGTCGCGTTCGGCATCCGCGTCAGGAGCGGCGTCCTGTCGCTCGGCCCGGTCTCCGTTCCCGCAGGCCCGCGCGGCTTCGACGACCTCGAACGCGTGGACGAGGCCTCGCCGTTCCGCGCCGTGGACCGGGAGCTGGAGGCCGCGATGACGGCCGCCGTGGACGCGGCCGCGAAGGCGGGCGACACGCTGGGCGGGACGATCCTCGTGGGCGCCCGCGGCGTGCCCGCGGGGCTCGGCTCCCACGTCTCGTGGGAGGACAAGCTCGACGGCCGGATCGCGCGGGCGATGATGTCCATTCCTTCGGTGAAGGGTGTTTCGCTCGGGGAGGCCGTGGCGAACGCCGGCCGCCCCGGCTCGGAGGCGCACGACGCGATCCACTTCGAGGCGAACCGCGGCTTCTTCCGCGCGACGAACCGCGCCGGCGGCCTGGAGGGCGGAATCACGAACGGGGAAGACGTCCTCGTCACGCTCCATCAGAAGCCGATCGCGACGCTCCGCGAGGGCCTGCCGTCGGTCGACATCGACACGAAGCAGCCCCACCGCGCGCAGTACGAGCGCTCGGACGTCACGGCCGTCCCCGCATGCGGCGTCATCGGCGAGGCGATGCTCGCGTTCGTCCTCGCGGACGCGCTGCTCGAGAAGACGGGCGGGGACTCGATGGAAGAATGCCGGAGGAACTTCGATGGGTTCATCCAGACTCAGAAGAGATATTGA